The Eptesicus fuscus isolate TK198812 chromosome 16, DD_ASM_mEF_20220401, whole genome shotgun sequence DNA window gcatgcaggaggcagctgatcaatgattctctctcatcattgatgtttctctctctctctccctctcagttcctctctgaaatcaataaaaatatatattttaaaaatctctccttaaaaaaaaatgtttgtattgattttaaagaagatgctttaaggaaagaaaaagaaataagaaatataaagatTGAAAAGGAAGAGATAACATTGCCATTATTTTATCTACTTAGAAAAAccaacagaaccaataggatattaAGACTAATAAAGTTCACCgaaaccagcttggctcagtggatagagcgttggcctgcggactcaagggtcccaggttcgattccggtcaagggcatgtaccttggttgcgggcacatccctagtagggggtgtgcaagagacagctgatcgatgtttctctctcatcaatgtttctaactctctatccctctctcttcctctctgtaaaaaatcaataaaatatatttaaaaaaaaaaagactaataaagTTCAACAAGATTGCAGGATTcaagataaacttttaaaaatttaatagcacATCTTTGGAACGGTAGCCTGCGATAGGGAAGACAAATGGGAATGGGATAAAAGGAAATGGAAGGCAGGTGGGAGCGAGGCCAACAATCGGCCCTGTGTGGACCCAAGACTCTGTGTGCCATGAATTGACACAAACTGAGGGGTATGTTTAAGTCTCTGCATCCAGCgtaaggaggggcaggaggaggaggaggaggaggaggaggaggaggaggaggaggtgaaggggaaggggaagggggaagaggggcaggaggaggaggaggaggaggaggggaaggggaaggggaagggggagggggggggaggaggggcggaggaggaggaggaggaggaggaggaggaggtggaggaggaggaggaggaagagaagaagaagaagcttgGTGTGCATCTTTCAGGCTCCTTTCTCTGTGTTCACAAAACCACATAAACATTCACacagctttgttttttgttgtttttcatccTGGCTGGATCTTATTATACCTGTTAGTTTACaaatgagttttttcttttttttcttttttttttttttaaatatattttattgattttttacagagaggaagggagagggatagagagttagaaacatcgatgggagagaaacatcgatcagctgcctcctgcacacctcccactggggatgtgcccgcaaccaaggtacatgcccccgaccggaatcgaacccgggacccttcagtttgcaggccgacgctccatccactgagccaaaccggtttcggccataaatGAGTTTTTTCACTTAATTGTGCAGCTTGGAGAGTTTCCATGTCCTTTTACAGaggtctgtcttcctctctctattACTGGTGGGTTTCAGTCAGTTTTACTgatcttctctttccctttctccccggTCGGCTGGGTGTCTGCCTCGCTGTCCCAGCAGTCACCTTTGTTTCCCTGTGCTCTCTGCACTTCCCCTTTACTTATTGGGTCTCCCCTGGAGTTCAAGATTGAGGGACAAGGGACACGCAAGACGCTTCTGCTGCAGGCAGAGGTTGCAACTTGAGGGCAGGCAGGGGCGACTGTGGCAGATTGGCTCTTTCTTCAGCCACCTGCTCCTAACTAGCTGTATGGAGGACACAACACCACGCAGCAAGCATCCTGGTCCTTGCCTTCAGAGACCTCACATCTGGCTTGGGGGCAGACAGGTGAGTAACTCAGCCACGGCAGAACAGTATGGCAGGTGGGAGCGCGGGCAGACTTCCAAGTTCACTCACTGCCTGGGTTTCCATACCCGCATCACTTACTGGatgtgtgacattgggcaagtgATGTCACCTCCTGACACCTCAGTgttcccatctgtaaaaatgaggaTGTAAGAGTCTATTTTCTTATAAGGTTGAAAGAAAGATAATGCACTTAAAGTGCTTAGCACACGGCCCGGCCATGATCTGAGGACTTTGAACTGCTAGGACGCCAGCCAGGGCGCGGTCAAGCGTAAACGGAGCCCCAGTGAAACAGCGAGGCCTGGGCGCTGGGCTCCGGCCTGCCCACAGGAAGGCACCACCTGCAGGATGGGCAGCCTTCGCCCTGGCCGAGTGGGAGAAGGTGTTCCAGGGGACGCAGAGGTACCGGGAACAGCACTGGCTGAAGACCTGAGGAATGCGTGGGGGCTGGGGAGTAGTGCCCTGTGGCTGGAAGGTCCTGCTCCCTGACGAGGGGAGTAAAAGTCCTTCTAAGGATGTGCGCAGAGAAGGAGGTCCAGGGCCCTTCCATGACCTTGAACCCCAAAGCTGAAGTCGCGGGTCTATCATAAGACGGCTGTCAGGGTCAGGCAAGGCTCCTGGAAGGAAGCTCCCTTCCCACCACCCTCCTGCCTTCTCCAGCAGGGCCTCCTCCCAGGGCTTGGTCACTCCCAGCGTgcagcacccccacccctcgGCTGgttgggaggcaggcaggagggtttTCGCGGGGGCCGAGCCGGTGGGCGGTTTTCCCAGAGCAAGAAGCGAGGCAGGACTGCGTTGGCGCCAGCTCCCTCAGATATAGACACCGCTGGCCAGATGACCGGCCTGCCCGGCTAGCTCGAGCCGAGGGACTCCCTCGGGCACTGTGCGCCTGTCCTGGGGGCTGTGACACCACATCCCTAGGGTGTGGCATGTCACAGAGAAAGGCCAGAGGGGCACCGGCCATGCCGGGAGGGGGGCAGAGCCCGGCGAAGGCCAGGCCGAGGCTGCTAGCGGGCACCCACAGCAGGAGGAGCCGCCTGAGCAGGACCAGGCAGGACCCGTGGGAAGGGACCAGCTGGAGCAGCCAGAGGTGGAGCAGAGCTGCCCCCGCCCCGAGAGGGgccagggccgggagcctggctggtgtcagGGTAAGGAAATACGGCcctcacagggagctggggaggcaggggttGGAGGGGTTGCAAGAGGTCACCTCCGAAGCAAAGTGTCATTCAACGTTACCATCCCTGCCCTCAATAGGGGAGCCCAGCCCCTTCGACGCTGAGGCTCCATGCTTTGTGGTTGGGATAAGCTGGGAGTGTGGCTAAGAGACCTGGCCCAACTCACTTCTCTCCAGGACACTACGCCCGGAGGAGTGCTGTGCATTTCCCAAGGCCCCGGGGCAACAGCCATCAACCGCAGGGCCAGGACTTCACTCTGTGATTTGAGCCCAGTCTGGTGGCATTCCCGCCTTACCACAGCTGCCTCTTctcagggcctggctgggccaAGGGTCATCTCTACCGAGCAGATCAtggctctgtgctccctgtggcCCAGGGCACGGGGTCAGCAGGATTCAGACCTGGGTGTGGATGGAAGGAGGGCTAGGATGAGGCACCCGGGAGAAGTAGAAAGAGAACAGGATCTCAGGTTCTGAGCCAAGCTTTGCCCTCCTGTTCCCTAGGACCCCAGGCGAGCCCTTCTCGCCATTCCTCAGCTGTAAGGTGGGGCAGGGCCAAGAATGGACAAATGGGGGTGATGTCGTTGGTCCCTGCTGTTCGGAGTGCTACCACTCTGACGGAAGACCTCACACTAGAATGCTCTTAGAAGccggggactgggggtgggggtgagggggtccgGTCAGACTCACTCACCTGGTCCTCTGTGCAGAGTGAGGTCAGTCCTGAGAACGCCGCGCGGGAGCGGAGCCGGGTGAGGACGCTGCGCCAGGCCTTCCTGGCCCTGCAGGCCGCTCTGCCTGCAGTGCCCGCGGGCACCAAGCTCTCCAAGTTGGACGTGCTGGTGCTGGCCACCAGCTACATAGCCCACCTCACCCGCACGCTTGGCCACGAGTTGCCTGGCCCCGCCTGGCCACCCTTCCTGCGTGGActctgcttcctgcaccccctcaAGGTAGGCCACGGGGCCAGGGCCTCGGGGAAGGGGGTCTGGGGTAGAGGGATATTGGACTCGGGTCCCCGGCCTGCAGTGGGGAGTGGTGATTGGAAATGACTTTACGAGAATGTGGTTCTTCTGAGAGCAGGGACATTCACAGAGGCCCCAAGACTAGGGGGTGCCCAGTGGCAGGGGAGAAAAAGGAGCAGGTTCCGGGCTGGTGCCTGGGAAAGGAAACCGCACCTCGGAGAGTCCTGGATGTGGGGGGCATCgtcccctgtaccaggccttaGTGTCCTTGGGGCTTCTGTGGCAGGAGAGATCCCCTCTGGGAGAGAATAGTCTAAGAAAGCATCGCTCTAGAAGCCACCAAGCTGGGGGCACCACCTACCAGACTGTCCCGAACCTtgcttatattatactagaggctcagtgcacggattcatgcacggacggggtccctcgacctggcctgcggggatcgggctgaaaccggctctccgacatcccccaatgggtcctgaattgtgagagggtggttctcgggtgatgcaccccagaatcaggctctctcctctctggttccaggtgtgtcacccgagaaccgcagctgccaagtcactgcagctcagcagctcctgcgttgagcatctgccccctggtggtcagtgcacgtcatagctaccagtcggccagtcacttaggcttttatatagatagatgtggGAGGAAAAATAACATGAGCCTTACTTCTCCTCCAGTGtatgaaatgagataattcatAAAAAGTATAATGAACAGTAAGTCACCAGGTCAATAACAGCTAGCAGGATTTGGATGCCAAGGTTATGCCAGGAGCTGCGCTAAGTGCTTTAGTGCGTTTTTATCTTTTAATCCCCACAAGAACCAACGCAGggctactttacagatgaggaagccgaCGCTCAGGGAGATTCAGTGACTAAATGTTTGAACCCAAGTGTGTCTGCCTTTGGACCCCCTCCCTGGCTCACAGCCACCAAGCAGGCCCGGGAGACGGCCTGTAAATTGCTGGTTGTAGAGTATAACTGTGTTACAAAGGAAGAGACATTCTGCCCCTGAGGGTAGCATTGTAATGGGGTCAGCTTTATTTTTAGGGAGGCTACTTTCCACCATCTGTCTCCCCTAAACACCATAGTTCTGAAATGTCTTGAAacttgagggttgtttttttttttttttttctttcatgcgAATGTAGCCAAAATGCAAGCATTTGAGACTAAATGGGGGCAACTCTGAAGTACTGACGGTGGTGGCCCCTGGGGTCCATAGTTGCTCCCTTAGCTGTACAATGGTGGTCAAAGCAAGGCCATTGCATGGAGGAAGCAATGGATAAATGCACTGAATGAACCAATGAGAGCCGGGTAAGGTCTGGAGCTCTGACGGTGGAGCTGGTTAGCCCGGAGcagtgcccctcaccccagcccccaggTGGAGGGGCTGCCAAGGAGAGGGCAGACCTCGGGGAAAATCAACCTGGGACTTTCTAGGACTGCCCACACTCCTGCTGGAAGGCGGGACCATCTTGGGAGGTCCCCAGTCATAGGGTGTGATAGGGTGTGGGCAGCACTGACATCTGGCTCAGAGGCACTTGGGTGGGAGGCTGTGCAAGAGAAGCGGTCAGGACTGATCAGTGCCAGGAGTCTTCtcttgccctccccctcccccacccccagctcttactgtggtggggggagggctccTCTTGGGACCCTTGCTCCTGAGCCGGCCCCTCCAGTGCTTCCCCGCCAGGCTCAGGTGGTCAGGAGAATGCATGGGGCCAGCAATGGTGGTGAGTTGGAGACTCCTGTCATCAGAACAGTCACGACAGGGAAGGGTCCCAGGGAGGGGGGCTAGGGAAGGCGGACTCTGGGTGCCAAGGTCTACGAGGGGCTGCAATAGTGAGCATCACTCACGACTCACTTTCCATCTCCGTGTCTTGCAGAAGTGGCCGATGAGATCTCGTCTCTatgctggaggcctggggtgcTCTGGCCTTGACTCCACCACAGCCACCACCCTGGGCCAAAGAACCaaggaggcagaggccaggccccaAGTCCCTGGAGAGGCAGATGCTCTCCTCCCCACCAGTTCTTGGTGATAAATGGCCATCACACTCACCTTCACCCCTGGACTGCGACTCAAGCTTAGGGACCTGGTTTCTTCTCTACCAGGCCCTGCCTGTCTTCACGCTGACTCTTACCCATTGGATCTGACTCAGCCCCCAGGTACCAGCCTGCAGGTCAGACAAAGCCGCGGGCAGGTCTGTGATGGAGTGCTCAGGGGCACCAGGGAGTCAGTCCTCATCTTGGCACCAGGAGGCGACTCCCAGTGGCTCTTCCGTGGCAGCTACAAGGgaaatgggagaggaagaggtTTGATTGGGCTGGAGGCTGAGTTATGGCACTAACCCTTGTCCGCGCCCcccccctgcgcccccccccccccaccaaagtTCCTGCAAACCCTCTGGAGATTGCAAGCAGAGGAAGGAGCCTgggatggcagcagccacaggggctgATGGGACCAGACAGGCTCTTGGCCACTGTGCGTGTgaacagagctgggctggggaaaCTGAAGAAGGAAACAAAAGTTTTGTTATTTCACCACGACATACACGGATGTCAAAGAGGCAGGAAGGCATTTAGGAGGCTTATCTCTGCATCGTGGTCTCTCCAGCTGCCCCTCTCAGGGCCCTGCACCCATCCACTCTTTCCTTGATATGAGTTCTATTTACAGGGGAAGCCATAAAGCTCACATGGCTTACATTCCAGTTTCCAGAGACACTTTTAGTCCCCACTGCCTAGTCTGAGAAGACCTCACCCCAGAGGCACCTCCACCTTAAACTGAACCCGCGGCACCTCCAGGCCTTGTGTAAGAAGAATGTTGATTGGTTCAGTTACATCCTTGAAGGACCTTAGAAGAAGAATGTGTATCTTTTCCAGGGGATGATAATTACAGTCTTCTCTTCCCATTATGTTAGGAATCTAACCTCCAGGAAAAACAAGGTCCGGGTCCAGTGGGATTCTTGTACGATTTTGGCCTAAGGACTCGCTGGCTCTAAAATTATTTCTACAGTCTGTCTACAGATGACCTCTCTAGGGTCAACTCCTCCCCACAGACACTGCTCTCCCAGGCTCTCCCTAAGCCCTGCCATGGGGAGCCAGAAATTTGATAGAGTTCTAGTGGAATTTCCCTCTGGTCCTGAAGAAATAATATGAGGACTAATCACAGAGTTTGCACACACTGGGAGGAATCTTCCAGATCAGGTATAGCTTCAGGAGCCCGAAGTCCAGACAGAGAAAGGATCACCTTTTTGTTGAGTGGGAGGGGATGGGCCAAGACGACTAGAATCCCAAGAGGGGTAAGCCTTAGAGCCACCATCGCCACCACGAGAGTAAGAGGTTTggggcaggctggcagtggctggGGGTCAGCGGTGTGATGAGTTGCTGTTCTTCCTTAGGGCTGGCCCGGGGAACAGGGTGAAGGGTACTGAAGGGGTGACTCAGCAAGTtggggtggaggcaggaaaggagacACAGAACGTCCTAGTCACGCTGCATGGGATGTGGGAGAGCAGCTGGACTGTGGCTGGGAGCCATGGGGAGAGGGCCTCGGCCAAGGCTGACCTCATAAATCTACTGAGTCTCTGCTGAGGGCCTGGAGAGCTTGTGCAGAGCTGCTCTGGGCAGCTGGACGGGGCCCGGCAGGGCCAGAGACCAGGTGTGGGTGGGCACGAATGCAGTGTTCTTCACAGACCATAAAAGTCCAGCTCGAGTGTTCTATTCTTAAAACCAATGAGCGGtatcttcctggttgagtttgaTAGGAAGAGGAGCAGATGAATTTCCTCCCAAGCTGGTGACACACAGTCTTCTtccaggaatggaactgggaaAGCGGGCTTTGAGTGTGCAGGGAGAGACCCTGCCTCACCCCCTGATCCTGTATGTGACAGCTCTACCCCCCAAAGTATCGGGTTTCTCCTGATAACTGAGGAAATTGGTTTGGAGCTTGCCCCATCCCACCCAGGTCAGACTCAACCCTGtgccctgggtgggtggggggcgccCACGTCGCCCTGGTAGAGAAGACAGGAgggcaaaagagagagaggaagccggTGGAGGGCTGAGGAAGGGCAAATGCCACATTACAGGGGTCTAAGGCTGCCTCAGGCTTTTTCCAGGCAAAGCTGTCTCCAATGtggaaaacaattatttttcataaaagtgtTACATATGTTCACACAGAGTGGGTTaatgaatgttattttaaaataaatattctttaaaagtctCTATTTTAATGTCTAATATGGTGACTGTCAATAGAAACAACTCCCAAAAGTAAAAGCTCTTCAGAGTCTTTTTAAAGAAtgtctctttaaaaattcaaaggttTTAGAATTTTTGCTCTAGAAGAAATGGGTGATGGTCAAGGAaagaccccacctcacccccgaTCCTGTGTGacagctgtgccctctgccctgggCAGACAACGCATTGGTTTTGGTCTTTGAGAGACAAAGGGCTTGGGGTCCCCGGAGTGCCTGGCAGAGTGTGGGCAGAGGCCTGCGTCTTGCTTGTTAGTTCTCCTGGGGAATGAAGGCGGGGCTGCTCCCCGCGTGGACTGGGCCTTCCTCAGGCTCTGCCACGGCCTCCTTGTCTCTGATGCTCTTCAGCATCCCATGACTCGTCTTCTCGGGGAGCACTGTGGTGTCCCCAGAGAGGTCCTGCGGACACACAGAGCAAAGGGTGTGAGGTGGGGTGCACAGGAGACAAAGGGCTGGGGAAGCGACTCCAGCAGAAAAGGTGAGAGACCCTGCTCTGAGCCCAGCGAGAAGGGAGAGCAGCATGAGGGGcgaggggaggagaggccagcgCCCGGTGCACTCTCCCCGCTCAGacccctctgcccacccagccagagctCTCCTGAGGAGCCGGGGCAGCTCTGCAGGCAGGCAAATACCCGAGGAAGGGGTGCTGGGTCGGGGAGACAGCAAAGGGATGAAGGGAGCCCCGAGGgtctggagagggaaggaagggggcaaGCTGGACACCATAGGCTGTAGCTTTTACAGCTTCTGAGGACACGGGCAGGAAGGCAAGGAGTCTTGGCAACACGGGGTAAATGGTCCGAGGGTTCGCCCTGCATTCTCCCTGAAGGCAAAGGAGCCTTTGAGTCTCTTATCCtgtgacccagcctcacccagaaaGCACAGAGCCACAGGTCCCCACGCCCCGGCCTCCAGAGGAACCACCGCAGTCCACGCTTTGATGATGAGAACCCCCAGGGGTGAGTATCTATCTCCTCCTAGTGGAGCCTGGTTTCCCACTCCTCTCAGGCCAGGGGTTAGGGGGCACGTATGACTTCCCCTCTCTGGGGGGTCTTGCCTCCCCAGACTCAAGTGGGGAAGGGATCACCTGACCCCAACACAGCAAGGCATCAGCTGCTGAGCAGCGAAACAGAGGACAAGGGACCAACCACCTGGACTGCCTCGGGCAGGAGCCGCAGGAATCCGGGTAACTGACAGGAGATGCTGGAAAGGCAGAAGAGCTGACCGCCAGCCATCAGCGAGCGATGACTGGGGACAGAAGCAGGAACTAAGGACCAGTGCCATGGAATAAGCTGAGA harbors:
- the TCF23 gene encoding transcription factor 23 gives rise to the protein MSQRKARGAPAMPGGGQSPAKARPRLLAGTHSRRSRLSRTRQDPWEGTSWSSQRWSRAAPAPRGARAGSLAGVRSEVSPENAARERSRVRTLRQAFLALQAALPAVPAGTKLSKLDVLVLATSYIAHLTRTLGHELPGPAWPPFLRGLCFLHPLKKWPMRSRLYAGGLGCSGLDSTTATTLGQRTKEAEARPQVPGEADALLPTSSW